From one Brevinematales bacterium genomic stretch:
- a CDS encoding ankyrin repeat domain-containing protein yields the protein MKKISVLFMILLFPAFLFPTDNLLDAAKEGDIAFIQNYDGDINAPLDEYGKTALMYAAQNGHTDAVKALIAAKADVDMFEKDGWTALMLAAQNGHTDSVKALIAAKAEVNAVDKDGFATLMIAAYNGHTDAVKALIAAKADVNAFKKNGWTALMFAARNGHTDSINALIAGNADVNAVDKNGMSALIFAAMNGHTDAIKALIAVKADVDAVDKTGWTALMYAAEHGHTGAVKALIAAKADVNAVNDRTALMLAAMNGHTDAVKALIAAKANLHNVDGFGRTALMLAAMNGHTDAVKALIDAKANVNKKDYFGDTALSMAKSYKYTKIINLLKKAGAK from the coding sequence ATGAAAAAAATATCCGTATTATTCATGATTCTTTTATTCCCGGCGTTTTTATTCCCTACAGATAATCTCCTCGACGCCGCTAAAGAGGGAGATATCGCGTTTATCCAAAACTATGACGGCGATATAAACGCCCCGCTCGATGAATACGGCAAGACGGCGCTGATGTATGCGGCGCAAAACGGGCATACAGACGCCGTGAAGGCGCTCATCGCGGCAAAGGCGGACGTTGACATGTTTGAAAAAGACGGCTGGACGGCGTTGATGCTCGCGGCCCAAAACGGTCATACCGATTCCGTGAAGGCACTTATTGCGGCAAAAGCTGAAGTCAACGCGGTCGATAAAGATGGCTTTGCGACGTTGATGATAGCAGCGTATAACGGACATACGGACGCAGTAAAGGCGCTCATCGCGGCGAAGGCCGACGTCAACGCGTTTAAAAAAAACGGCTGGACAGCCTTGATGTTCGCGGCGCGGAACGGACATACCGATTCCATTAACGCGCTCATCGCGGGAAATGCTGATGTCAACGCGGTTGATAAAAACGGCATGTCGGCGTTGATCTTCGCGGCGATGAACGGGCATACCGATGCCATAAAGGCGTTGATCGCAGTAAAGGCTGACGTCGACGCGGTTGATAAAACCGGCTGGACGGCGTTGATGTATGCGGCGGAGCACGGGCATACCGGTGCCGTGAAGGCGCTGATAGCAGCGAAGGCTGACGTCAACGCGGTTAATGACAGGACGGCGTTGATGCTCGCGGCGATGAACGGGCATACCGATGCCGTAAAGGCACTGATAGCAGCGAAGGCGAATCTCCACAATGTTGATGGTTTTGGCAGGACGGCGTTGATGCTCGCGGCGATGAACGGGCATACCGACGCCGTGAAAGCGCTGATAGACGCGAAGGCAAATGTAAATAAAAAAGACTATTTTGGTGATACCGCTTTAAGCATGGCAAAAAGCTATAAGTATACAAAGATTATCAATCTCCTGAAGAAAGCGGGGGCGAAATAG
- the rpsI gene encoding 30S ribosomal protein S9, which yields MAEKVYATGRRKTSVARVFLSPKGTGKIIINKKELAAYFPAFYHPTVLEPFKWTETIGKFDLYITVKGGGFTGQAGAIRQGIARALSALDAEKYRKTVKVAGFLTRDDRMVERKKIGLRKARKREQYSKR from the coding sequence ATGGCTGAAAAAGTTTACGCGACCGGACGTCGCAAGACCAGTGTGGCAAGAGTTTTCCTTTCCCCTAAAGGCACAGGAAAGATCATTATCAATAAAAAAGAATTAGCCGCGTATTTTCCCGCGTTCTACCACCCCACGGTGCTGGAACCGTTCAAATGGACGGAAACTATCGGTAAATTCGATCTCTATATCACCGTGAAGGGCGGCGGATTTACCGGACAGGCCGGCGCCATCCGTCAGGGTATCGCGCGGGCGTTATCGGCGCTCGACGCTGAAAAGTACCGCAAGACCGTCAAGGTCGCGGGGTTCCTCACACGGGACGACCGCATGGTGGAGCGCAAGAAAATCGGCTTACGCAAAGCCCGCAAAAGAGAACAGTACTCGAAACGTTAA